A region of Ictidomys tridecemlineatus isolate mIctTri1 chromosome 4, mIctTri1.hap1, whole genome shotgun sequence DNA encodes the following proteins:
- the Pabir1 gene encoding PPP2R1A-PPP2R2A-interacting phosphatase regulator 1, with protein MRGGGSLLTDSRRHRWWRRPWTAGNGNPRALTEHRPRLPAPDMAQEKMELDLELPPGTGGSSAEGGGGGLRRSNSAPLIHGLSDTSPVFQAEAPSARRNSTTFPSRHGLLLPASPVRMHSSRLHQIKQEEGMDLINRETVHEREVQTAMQISHSWEESFSLSDNDVEKSASPKRIDFIPVSPAPSPTRGIGKQCFSPSLQSFVSSNGLPPSPIPSPTTRFTTRRSQSPINCIRPSVLGPLKRKCEMETEYQPKRFFQGITNMLSSDVAQLSDPGVCVSSDTLDGNSSSAGSSCNSPAKVSTTTDSPVSPAQAASPFIPVDELSSK; from the coding sequence ATGCGTGGAGGGGGGAGCCTGCTGACAGATTCTCGGAGGCATCGGTGGTGGCGGCGGCCCTGGACTGCGGGGAATGGGAATCCTAGGGCCCTGACTGAGCACCGCCCCCGCCTCCCTGCCCCCGACATGGCTCAGGAGAAGATGGAACTGGACCTGGAACTGCCTCCGGGTACGGGCGGGAGCTCGGCGGAGGGCGGCGGCGGGGGCCTTAGGAGGTCTAACAGCGCCCCCCTGATCCACGGCCTCAGTGACACTTCTCCGGTGTTCCAGGCCGAGGCGCCTAGCGCCAGGCGGAACAGCACAACGTTCCCGAGCCGCCACGGCCTGCTGCTGCCGGCCTCCCCCGTCCGCATGCACAGCAGCCGCTTGCACCAGATCAAACAGGAGGAAGGCATGGACTTGATCAACCGAGAGACGGTCCACGAGCGAGAGGTGCAGACCGCAATGCAGATAAGCCACTCCTGGGAGGAAAGTTTCAGCCTGAGTGACAACGATGTGGAGAAATCCGCCTCCCCAAAGCGCATCGATTTCATTCCGGTGTCACCAGCACCTTCACCCACCCGGGGAATTGGAAAGCAGTGTTTTTCGCCATCCTTGCAAAGTTTTGTGAGTAGCAACGGATTGCCTCCAAGCCCTATTCCCAGCCCAACTACTCGATTTACTACCCGGAGAAGCCAGAGTCCCATCAACTGCATTAGACCAAGTGTTCTTGGACcattgaaaagaaaatgtgaaatggaaACTGAGTATCAGCCAAAGAGATTTTTCCAGGGCATCACCAACATGCTTTCTTCTGACGTTGCACAGCTGTCAGATCCTGGTGTGTGTGTATCTTCAGATACCCTGGATGGAAACAGCAGCAGTGCCGGGTCTTCTTGTAACTCACCAGCGAAAGTCAGCACTACCACCGACTCTCCTGTGTCACCTGCCCAAGCGGCCTCTCCCTTTATTCCAGTAGATGAACTTTCATCTAAGTGA